From Acidobacteriota bacterium:
GCGATGACCCTGCGCCTGCAGCTCGTGCTTGAGTTCGAGGTAGTTCTCGATGATGCCGTTGTGGACCACCACCAGGCGCCCGCTGCAATCGCGGTGGGGATGGGCGTTCTCCTCGGTGGGGCGGCCGTGTGTGGCCCAGCGCGTGTGGCCGAAGCCGTAGTCGCCATCGACAGGGTCCGCCGCAATCGCGGCCTCGAGCCTGGCGAGTTTTCCCGCGCTGCGCCGGACGATCACCTGGCCATGGCGCACGAGCGCGATCCCGGCCGAATCGTAGCCGCGATACTCGAGTCGCCGCAGCCCTTCAATCAGGACGGGGAGGACCGGTTTGGGACCAAGGTAGCCGACAATGCCGCACATGGCGAGGGACCTCTCTACTGCTTCTTGTTCTTTTTCCTCTTCACCCATCCCTCGATATTCGTCTGCTTCGCGCGGGCGACGCCGAGCGCGCCGGCAGGCACGTCCTGCGTGATCGAGGAACCTGCCGCGACGTACGCGCCAGCGCCCACGGTGACAGGCGCAATCAGTTGCGTGTCGCTGCCGATGAACGCACCATCTTCAATGATGGTCAGGTGCTTGTGCACACCATCGTAGTTGCAGGTGATGGTGCCAGCCCCGATATTCGCGCCAGCGCCAATCGTCGCGTCGCCCAGATACGACAGGTGATTCGCCTTCGAGCCCTCGCCGAGCACGGTCTTCTTCAGCTCAACAAAGTTGCCCACGTGCGCGTTGCGCTTGACGTGAGACGCGGGACGGATGTGCACGAACGGTCCAACGCGCGCCCCAGCGTCGACGCGGGACTCAACGATGATGCAACTATCGTTGATGACGACGTTGTCGCCGATGGTCGAGTCGGTGATGCGGACCCACGAGCGGAC
This genomic window contains:
- a CDS encoding DapH/DapD/GlmU-related protein; the protein is MLKTATHDALVAAGVTLLDPATTYVDDTVTIGAGTVLHPGVTLEGKTTIGVNCRVRSWVRITDSTIGDNVVINDSCIIVESRVDAGARVGPFVHIRPASHVKRNAHVGNFVELKKTVLGEGSKANHLSYLGDATIGAGANIGAGTITCNYDGVHKHLTIIEDGAFIGSDTQLIAPVTVGAGAYVAAGSSITQDVPAGALGVARAKQTNIEGWVKRKKNKKQ